The following are encoded in a window of Legionella geestiana genomic DNA:
- a CDS encoding fatty acid desaturase, whose protein sequence is MAVWTLAFFWPFLHTGILGANPWMIAAYLFLSIHLSMITASLYLHRSETHRAVTYHPIITHLFRFWLWIATGTVRAEWVAIHRAHHQDPDGESDPHSPVRHGLKALFLSGIELYDRAKTSEIIRKYGYVSNNDVLEKRFYTPCATVGPIILLVVLTALIGLWAIPVWLCQMMGQIVLQASVINGLGHHFGYRNFETSDNSRNILPWGIMVVGEELHNNHHHAPASARFSSRPGEFDLGWFYLKGLKKAGLATIHRPHRPEERHQRSN, encoded by the coding sequence GTGGCCGTCTGGACACTCGCTTTTTTCTGGCCCTTCCTGCATACGGGAATCCTCGGCGCAAACCCATGGATGATTGCCGCGTATCTCTTTCTGAGCATTCACCTGTCGATGATTACCGCCTCTCTCTATCTGCACCGCTCGGAAACGCACCGCGCAGTCACCTATCATCCGATTATCACGCACCTTTTCCGCTTCTGGCTCTGGATTGCGACAGGTACCGTTCGCGCCGAATGGGTCGCCATCCACCGTGCCCATCACCAGGACCCCGATGGTGAAAGCGACCCTCACAGCCCGGTTAGACACGGTCTAAAAGCCCTTTTCCTCTCTGGGATTGAACTTTATGACCGCGCAAAAACCTCTGAAATCATTCGTAAGTACGGCTACGTTAGTAATAACGATGTTCTCGAAAAACGCTTCTATACCCCCTGTGCCACCGTCGGACCGATTATACTGCTGGTAGTACTGACCGCACTTATCGGTCTCTGGGCCATACCGGTCTGGCTCTGTCAGATGATGGGACAGATTGTGCTGCAGGCAAGCGTCATTAATGGTCTTGGACACCATTTTGGGTATCGCAATTTTGAAACGTCGGACAACTCCCGCAATATTCTCCCCTGGGGAATTATGGTCGTTGGCGAGGAATTGCATAACAATCATCACCACGCCCCGGCCAGCGCACGATTCTCATCACGCCCCGGTGAGTTTGACCTTGGCTGGTTTTACCTTAAAGGACTCAAAAAAGCAGGCCTTGCGACCATACATCGTCCTCACAGACCAGAAGAGAGACATCAGCGGAGCAATTGA
- a CDS encoding sterol desaturase family protein, with translation MDNFDFEFFSVSRTLVFFLVLLVMIGLEYCFTLHHLGKKGMKRRRVTNWQLGLINMLVTYPISTLGAALYVQHYQIGLLHWMDAPMWVAFVVWFIVSDLILYTYHRFAHASDFLWQFHKIHHSETSPNLTTAYRLHPFEYLGINIYKVSCIFLFGPYFLVLYVVDFLHALFSFWEHCNIRIPKQLDKALSFVVTTPRYHLLHHTKKTARIILHQYSPSGTGSATAA, from the coding sequence ATGGATAACTTTGACTTTGAATTTTTTAGTGTTTCCAGAACGCTGGTATTTTTTCTTGTTCTTCTTGTGATGATTGGACTTGAGTACTGCTTCACCCTTCACCATCTGGGTAAGAAAGGCATGAAGCGCCGAAGGGTTACCAACTGGCAGCTCGGCCTTATCAACATGCTGGTCACCTACCCCATAAGCACGCTTGGTGCCGCCCTTTATGTACAGCATTATCAAATTGGGCTGCTCCACTGGATGGATGCTCCGATGTGGGTGGCCTTCGTTGTATGGTTTATTGTGTCTGATCTTATACTGTATACCTACCATCGATTTGCGCATGCATCGGATTTTCTCTGGCAGTTTCATAAAATCCACCACTCGGAAACATCACCAAACCTCACTACCGCCTACAGGCTGCATCCTTTTGAATATCTAGGGATAAATATTTATAAAGTCAGTTGCATTTTTCTCTTTGGACCCTATTTTCTGGTACTGTATGTCGTAGACTTCCTTCATGCACTGTTTAGTTTCTGGGAGCACTGCAACATCCGTATTCCCAAACAACTGGACAAGGCACTGAGCTTTGTCGTCACGACACCGCGTTATCATTTGCTTCACCACACGAAAAAAACTGCACGTATAATTTTGCATCAGTACTCACCCTCTGGGACTGGCTCAGCAACCGCCGCATAG
- a CDS encoding sensor histidine kinase, giving the protein MQHYPVPVLSDRELPRAAPDGALPVGVVMLDASGQVMTHNALAERLISGLYSGAPWREVQAQSLIPLPGDGCEFSTLDGSLVRVSAMRHQSGEETLVLTPLSLNRAEYTRNQRLQKLGEQLAGLMHQLRTPLTGAIFSAAQLRGADTAGVLRIHARLQACLLSLHQQIEDTLRFARGEALVREAVSLEDLSQHVKALVEPEALLKGAVIRVEQMAKGASASLALESFSGAIANLVKNALEANAREIVLTFEQTAQYACIVKVQDNGDGMPQAVRNQAFTPFFTTRANGTGLGLALVQAVVEAHGGFCAIETDSRQGTCIIVKIP; this is encoded by the coding sequence ATGCAGCACTATCCGGTTCCCGTATTGTCGGACAGAGAATTACCGCGTGCAGCGCCTGATGGCGCATTGCCGGTGGGAGTTGTAATGCTTGATGCATCGGGGCAGGTAATGACCCATAATGCGCTCGCGGAACGCTTAATCAGCGGGCTTTATTCAGGCGCGCCGTGGAGAGAAGTGCAGGCGCAGTCCCTGATACCGCTGCCAGGCGATGGCTGTGAATTCTCGACGCTCGACGGAAGTCTGGTGCGCGTGAGTGCCATGCGGCATCAAAGTGGCGAAGAAACCCTCGTACTGACGCCGCTTTCTTTAAATCGCGCGGAATATACGCGTAATCAGCGGCTGCAAAAGCTCGGCGAACAGCTTGCCGGACTCATGCATCAGCTGCGCACCCCTCTGACTGGCGCCATTTTCAGTGCCGCGCAACTGCGAGGCGCCGATACCGCGGGTGTGTTGCGCATCCATGCGCGACTTCAGGCTTGTCTGCTGAGCCTGCATCAGCAGATTGAGGATACTCTGCGTTTTGCCAGAGGCGAAGCTTTGGTGCGGGAGGCCGTGTCGCTTGAAGACCTTTCTCAGCATGTCAAAGCCCTTGTTGAGCCAGAGGCTTTGCTTAAAGGCGCTGTAATCCGGGTGGAGCAGATGGCAAAGGGTGCCTCTGCATCACTTGCGCTGGAGTCTTTCTCTGGCGCGATAGCCAATCTTGTGAAAAATGCGCTCGAGGCGAATGCCCGTGAAATTGTCCTGACCTTTGAGCAGACGGCGCAATATGCCTGTATCGTAAAGGTTCAGGACAACGGTGACGGGATGCCACAAGCCGTGCGCAATCAGGCATTTACGCCCTTTTTCACTACGCGTGCCAACGGAACGGGGCTTGGTCTTGCACTGGTTCAGGCGGTCGTTGAGGCGCATGGTGGTTTTTGTGCCATTGAGACTGATTCTCGTCAGGGGACTTGTATCATCGTTAAAATCCCGTAA
- a CDS encoding sigma-54-dependent transcriptional regulator, with amino-acid sequence MSNVLIVEDDNVLREALTETMQQAGHSWLAARNGREALAMVERHRPAIILSDIRMDGMDGKQLLNEIQRRNPGVPVILMTGNATVEEAVIAMQHGAVDYLQKPFSPEVLTRKIAHYIKPLFEEDGEPVAQDPKSQALLSMALRVAQSDVGVMITGESGTGKEVLAHYIHDHSSRRSNPFIAINCAAIPEQMLEATLFGYEKGAYTGAFKSTPGKFEQAQGGTLLLDEVSEMSLPLQAKLLRVLQEREVERLGASKVVNLDVRVLATSNRQLLNEVREGRFREDLYYRLNVFPLHWLPLRERICDIIPLANYLIRRHCEHLPSVPQLSDEARETMVRYPWPGNARELDNVIQRALVLQTNGVIENEHLQLLTETPATAMATAGPRNLQNHEFDLIVQTLKEQGGNRQKVAALLGVSERTLRYKLAKMREEGYDV; translated from the coding sequence ATGAGCAACGTGTTGATCGTAGAAGACGATAACGTTTTGCGTGAAGCACTTACAGAAACCATGCAGCAGGCAGGACATTCCTGGCTTGCCGCCCGAAACGGGCGCGAGGCACTGGCCATGGTCGAGCGTCATCGCCCAGCCATTATTCTCAGCGATATTCGCATGGACGGCATGGACGGCAAGCAGCTCTTAAACGAAATTCAGCGCCGAAATCCAGGCGTGCCGGTTATTCTCATGACTGGCAACGCTACCGTAGAAGAAGCGGTGATTGCCATGCAGCACGGCGCAGTTGATTATCTGCAAAAACCTTTCAGCCCGGAAGTACTGACCCGTAAAATCGCACATTATATCAAGCCGCTTTTTGAAGAAGACGGTGAGCCTGTGGCACAGGATCCTAAGAGCCAGGCGTTGCTGTCGATGGCACTCAGAGTGGCGCAGTCGGATGTTGGCGTAATGATTACCGGTGAGAGCGGCACGGGTAAGGAAGTCCTTGCGCATTATATCCACGACCATTCATCACGCAGGTCTAATCCCTTTATCGCCATTAATTGTGCAGCAATTCCCGAGCAGATGCTTGAGGCCACACTTTTTGGATATGAAAAAGGCGCTTACACCGGGGCGTTTAAATCAACACCTGGAAAATTTGAGCAGGCGCAGGGCGGAACGCTGCTCCTTGACGAAGTGAGTGAGATGAGCCTGCCGCTGCAGGCCAAGCTGCTGCGCGTGCTGCAGGAGCGCGAAGTTGAGCGCCTTGGCGCCAGCAAGGTGGTCAATCTTGATGTACGCGTGCTCGCAACCAGTAACCGCCAGCTTTTGAACGAGGTGAGGGAGGGGCGTTTTCGTGAGGACCTTTACTACCGACTCAACGTGTTTCCCCTGCACTGGCTGCCGCTTCGTGAACGGATTTGTGATATTATCCCGCTTGCCAACTACCTGATACGCCGTCATTGTGAACATCTGCCAAGTGTGCCACAGCTTTCTGATGAAGCGCGTGAGACGATGGTACGCTATCCCTGGCCCGGTAACGCGCGTGAGCTTGATAATGTCATTCAGCGCGCACTGGTATTGCAGACCAATGGCGTGATAGAAAATGAGCACCTGCAGCTTCTGACGGAGACTCCGGCAACCGCCATGGCAACAGCCGGCCCGAGAAATCTGCAAAACCATGAATTTGACCTTATTGTGCAAACACTTAAGGAACAGGGCGGTAATCGACAGAAGGTAGCGGCGTTGCTCGGTGTGAGCGAGCGCACGCTGCGTTACAAGCTTGCGAAAATGCGTGAGGAAGGGTATGATGTATAA
- a CDS encoding YhdP family protein, which produces MTSETTGGTDLPLPSKPEPWKPFLRKGTFLLAALLVAAAIVSSLFRALTPFASQYRGELEHRLSTWVGQPVTIASMETGWYWFHPVLKLRDVNLSGTKHDAVHLQKLLVGINVFKSLMNWQIQPGVLYVEGLRLGVRQEDDGFVLDGLEMKNASFMGMDAFKAILHWLLQQQKVVIKDMSLRLYLRDGNLVPIEGARLIAVNRDGHYTLRASAQLAQTIPTHFRMLATLDINPWAIMRARGKWYIETENLLPAQWQALFPAGTPHVDGGTLDAQIWLDMARARVKSGQARLSLENLALTEPLSGQSTLFQSIEANTALRVLDNSWEVEADKLDVRVNGVTWPQNAFVLRVKDTGQVAFYVKNLLIESLLSTAFPWPQSMDALLALKPHGTLTDASVHWNNGTLEAVLGRFEGLGWQPNKTLAGVNNLTGALAWQPGEGRLELDSENAAIRFPGKPELLLQTLNGALDWKQLTNGLRLSLERLVLVSGGSTLTAEGLLDNADLSEGRGNLRLESVLAAKEAASILQYLPADSMKPKLAHWLQNDITRIKGLNARLRMQGELEHFPWDKGDGEFDITGQAEGIDLYFDRKWPEIRGIDAWLHLNGRTLEANITHASHGPLTIDKGNLKLVNIGLDREYLLIRTALMTPGPDALDYLLSTPLAKPLAKLRQVQIEGPLDANLQLEVPLYPGNDNLLARGAVSFSKNPVTVNHPLHRVALNNVQGTLYFDEHGPTPSNLEAEVFNTPVTLTANTRQTPQPLTEIGMQGTVTVASLRSQFNSPLLDSMKGVLPLSMLLTMTDNPNDMDSVRFTSTLLGTAVDLPPPFGKSATDTRPVSVDIDFNPEKAARIRFQDEWRARGDIWFAKAQTGFMLKSGAVAVGRVALARQPQQGLRVDARLDTLDVEKWLQATGKHEGAFTPSMLPDDLNLQVKTLQLWGNRFEDVSLNSHRRRDTLWAFTVKSPLARAQLGFDTAKNLLSGHIDQLTLSSTGKHDTSSEPLPLRASSIPNLALTVDNLRLKEHSLGVLTVRGKPLKDGWSLDALSLESPAWTLNGQGTWTQNGVKDVTQVDTSLRVRNLAALLALWDAPPAVLSKKGEARLVGSWPGGFQDFSTKKLSGEFWMRLRNGRITHLSREAEEKMDLGRVLSILSLQTIPRRLQLDFSDLTEQGYSFDVFEGNFALKKGIVTTDNAHIDGPVAFAAIKGQIDLPRETLDLHLRVAPRITASLPIVATIAGGPIAGVAAWVVSRLINAGMEKVSGYTYKVSGPFKDPLVQQTSITTLGRKKKP; this is translated from the coding sequence GTGACCTCTGAAACTACCGGAGGCACGGATTTGCCGCTACCCTCAAAGCCTGAACCGTGGAAGCCCTTTCTGCGCAAAGGCACTTTTTTGCTCGCGGCATTGCTCGTGGCTGCTGCCATTGTTTCCAGTCTGTTTCGCGCCTTAACGCCCTTCGCCTCACAATACCGTGGTGAACTGGAGCACCGTCTCAGTACCTGGGTCGGTCAGCCAGTGACCATTGCATCCATGGAAACCGGCTGGTACTGGTTTCACCCGGTGCTCAAACTTCGTGATGTCAACCTCTCCGGCACAAAACATGATGCCGTACACCTCCAGAAACTGCTGGTCGGCATTAATGTCTTTAAGTCGCTGATGAACTGGCAGATTCAGCCGGGCGTTCTCTATGTTGAAGGCCTCCGCCTTGGGGTGCGTCAGGAAGACGATGGCTTTGTGCTCGATGGCCTTGAGATGAAAAACGCCTCTTTCATGGGGATGGACGCGTTCAAGGCGATACTTCACTGGCTTTTACAGCAGCAGAAAGTGGTTATCAAGGACATGTCGCTGCGTCTTTATCTGCGTGATGGTAACCTCGTGCCCATTGAGGGGGCGCGCCTGATTGCAGTCAACCGGGATGGCCACTATACCCTGCGTGCGAGCGCACAGCTTGCCCAGACCATTCCGACGCATTTTCGCATGCTCGCAACCCTCGACATTAATCCCTGGGCCATCATGCGGGCGCGCGGCAAATGGTACATCGAGACAGAAAACCTCTTGCCCGCACAGTGGCAGGCGCTGTTTCCAGCGGGTACTCCTCATGTAGATGGCGGCACGCTGGATGCACAAATCTGGCTTGATATGGCGCGTGCGCGTGTTAAGAGCGGACAGGCAAGGCTTAGCCTTGAAAATCTCGCGCTTACCGAGCCCCTTTCCGGTCAAAGTACCCTGTTTCAGTCAATCGAAGCCAACACTGCACTTCGTGTTTTAGACAACAGCTGGGAAGTGGAAGCGGATAAGCTTGATGTGCGGGTTAATGGCGTTACCTGGCCGCAGAATGCATTTGTGCTGCGTGTCAAGGATACGGGACAGGTTGCCTTTTATGTGAAGAATCTCCTCATTGAATCGCTGCTCTCTACGGCCTTTCCGTGGCCACAGTCCATGGATGCCCTGCTTGCCCTGAAGCCGCACGGAACGCTTACGGATGCTTCTGTTCACTGGAATAATGGTACGCTCGAAGCCGTTCTTGGCCGTTTTGAGGGACTGGGCTGGCAGCCGAATAAAACGCTTGCCGGCGTGAATAATCTGACGGGTGCGCTTGCCTGGCAGCCGGGTGAGGGTCGACTGGAACTTGACAGCGAAAATGCGGCCATACGCTTTCCCGGTAAACCTGAACTGTTGCTGCAGACATTGAACGGTGCGCTCGACTGGAAGCAGCTTACGAACGGACTTCGTTTAAGCCTTGAGCGCCTCGTGCTGGTCAGTGGAGGGTCTACCCTTACTGCAGAGGGACTCCTTGATAATGCGGATTTAAGCGAAGGCCGCGGCAATCTTCGGCTTGAGAGCGTACTCGCGGCAAAAGAGGCAGCTTCTATACTGCAATACCTGCCTGCCGATTCGATGAAACCAAAGCTTGCACACTGGCTGCAAAACGATATTACCCGTATCAAAGGGCTTAATGCGCGCCTTCGCATGCAGGGTGAGCTTGAGCACTTTCCCTGGGATAAGGGGGATGGTGAATTTGATATTACCGGACAGGCAGAAGGCATTGACCTCTATTTTGACCGTAAATGGCCTGAGATTCGTGGCATTGACGCGTGGCTGCATCTGAATGGACGTACGCTTGAGGCAAATATCACCCATGCAAGCCACGGCCCGCTCACCATTGATAAAGGCAATCTCAAGCTGGTTAACATCGGGCTTGACCGCGAGTATTTATTGATTCGTACCGCGCTCATGACTCCGGGCCCGGATGCGCTTGACTACCTGCTTTCGACCCCGCTGGCCAAACCGCTGGCCAAATTGCGTCAGGTGCAGATTGAGGGACCGCTGGACGCGAATCTTCAGCTTGAAGTACCGCTTTATCCCGGCAACGATAACCTGCTGGCACGAGGTGCTGTGTCCTTTTCCAAAAATCCAGTGACGGTTAACCATCCGTTGCACCGCGTAGCGCTTAATAATGTGCAGGGCACACTGTATTTTGATGAACATGGCCCCACACCCAGCAACCTTGAGGCAGAAGTTTTTAATACGCCGGTGACACTGACGGCCAATACGCGCCAGACTCCGCAGCCTTTAACCGAGATTGGCATGCAGGGTACAGTGACAGTGGCATCACTGCGCTCACAGTTTAACAGCCCGTTGCTCGATTCCATGAAGGGCGTCTTACCGCTTTCGATGCTGCTGACCATGACCGACAACCCAAACGACATGGATTCGGTGCGATTCACCTCCACGCTTCTTGGAACTGCCGTTGACCTGCCGCCGCCTTTTGGAAAGTCAGCGACGGATACGCGCCCCGTCAGCGTAGATATTGATTTCAATCCGGAAAAGGCCGCTCGTATCCGTTTTCAGGATGAATGGCGTGCGAGGGGAGATATCTGGTTTGCGAAAGCGCAAACGGGCTTTATGCTGAAATCAGGAGCGGTTGCGGTGGGACGCGTGGCACTGGCGCGACAGCCACAGCAGGGACTGCGGGTTGATGCACGTCTTGATACGCTTGATGTTGAGAAGTGGCTGCAGGCAACGGGTAAACACGAGGGTGCATTTACGCCATCCATGCTGCCGGATGACCTGAATCTACAGGTTAAGACGCTGCAGCTGTGGGGTAATCGCTTTGAGGATGTCTCACTTAACAGTCACCGACGACGCGACACTCTCTGGGCTTTTACGGTAAAAAGTCCTCTGGCACGCGCGCAACTGGGGTTTGACACGGCTAAAAATCTTCTGAGCGGACACATTGACCAGTTAACGCTCTCCTCCACGGGGAAGCATGATACGTCGTCAGAACCCCTGCCGCTTCGCGCGTCCTCCATTCCCAATCTTGCATTGACGGTTGATAATCTGCGACTGAAGGAGCATTCGCTCGGGGTGTTGACTGTGCGTGGAAAACCGTTGAAAGACGGGTGGTCGCTCGATGCCTTAAGCCTTGAATCACCGGCATGGACGTTGAACGGACAGGGTACCTGGACCCAGAATGGCGTCAAGGATGTCACCCAGGTGGATACGAGCCTGCGCGTGCGCAACCTTGCAGCGCTTCTGGCTCTCTGGGACGCACCGCCTGCGGTGTTGTCCAAAAAGGGCGAAGCGCGTCTGGTTGGCAGCTGGCCGGGTGGTTTTCAGGATTTTTCAACGAAGAAGCTGAGCGGTGAATTCTGGATGCGCCTTCGCAATGGCCGAATTACCCATTTAAGCCGCGAAGCTGAGGAAAAAATGGATTTGGGGCGTGTGCTCAGCATCCTGAGCCTGCAGACTATCCCGCGTCGCCTGCAGCTTGATTTTAGCGACTTGACCGAGCAAGGCTACAGCTTTGACGTGTTTGAAGGGAATTTCGCGTTGAAAAAAGGGATTGTGACTACCGATAATGCCCATATTGACGGGCCGGTAGCATTTGCAGCCATCAAGGGCCAAATCGATTTACCGCGTGAAACCCTTGATTTACATCTGAGGGTAGCTCCTCGTATTACGGCGAGCCTGCCAATAGTGGCAACGATTGCGGGCGGCCCCATTGCAGGCGTGGCTGCCTGGGTAGTCAGCCGGCTGATTAACGCCGGTATGGAAAAAGTCAGCGGTTACACGTATAAGGTATCGGGACCGTTTAAGGATCCACTGGTTCAGCAGACCAGTATTACGACATTGGGCAGGAAGAAAAAACC